The Candidatus Eisenbacteria bacterium genome contains the following window.
AGGGCGCCGTCGCTCACCGCGACGCTCGCGGGGTAGCTCCCCGAAGCGCAGTACCCCGGCGCGAGCGTGAGATCCGCCGTCGCCGAGCCGGGCGCGCTCCCCGTCGGAGCGACCGAGGCGAAGCCAGGCACCGACACCGTCCAAGTCATCGCGTCCTGGTCCGCGTCGGTCGCCGAGAGGCCCACCGTCACCACCGCACCCTCCGCGACGGTTTGGTCTCCGATCGGCGAGAGCACGGGCGGGCTCGCGGTCTGGAGCGCGAAGACTGTGATCGAGAAGGTTTCGGAACCGGTGAGGCCGCCGTCCGACACGGTCACCGTCATCGAGGTCACGCCCGGCGGCTCGTTCGCCGGAGGCGCCAGCCAGATGGACGCGCTCCCGTTGCCGTTGTCGGTGAAGGTTCCATAGGAAGGCAAGCCCGTCTGCGTGTAGCCCAGCGCATCTCCGTCCGGATCGGAAGCGGTGACGTTGATTCCGGCGGAGGTTCCTCGCTCGATCCTCCGGTCGCCGATCGGGTCGAGGACCGGCGCGTTGTTGACGTTCAGGACGCTGATCTGGACCGATTTTCTATCCACGCCCCCGAAGGTGTCGTCCGCGGTGAAGGTGACCAGGTAGGTCCCCGCCTGAAACATATTCGGGGTCCACGTGAAGGTCCCTGTGTTGTTGTGATTGTCGCGGAACGTAGCCCCCGCGGGCATCCCGGAGGCCCGGAAGAAAATGGGCTGACCGTCCGCATCGGTGGCGGAAATCGAAAACGTCAGAAGCGCCCCTTCGTTCACTGTCTGCGGACCCGGTACGTTCAGAACGGGAGCCGCGGTGGGCGCGGCAGCCAGGGGCGCTGGCGTAAGGACGAGGCCGACACCTGCACCGAACGCGAGACAAAGCGAAGTCGCGAGGAGACGAGCAAACGCACGATGCATGGCAACCCCCCTAAGGGCTGAACACGGCGTCCACGATTCGCGTGGAGATACCGCCACGGTGTTCCCGCCCAATAATTGAGCAAGGAAGGGGCCACGGAGGGGGTGCGCGAGGATCAGCTTGAGGTGGGCGCGGTTAGTGCGGGCTTGGGAAATGGGGTGCGGACGCCCCCTGTTGCAGGGCGCATGAGCCGGCGCATGGTTGCCGAGAAAGGTCCCTGGCTGGATTCGACCTCAGTTGGCGACCTCGGACCAGCGGACGATCTTCCAGGTTGTGTCGGTTGGAGACGTGGAATCGGGTGAGGTGGGGATGAATTTGAATTCCATGGTTTCGCGGTCGGAGGCGATGAAGTAGCTGGTGCTTCCGTCAGTAATGTTAAGTCGAAGCCCGGACGGAAGGAAAATCGTAGCCCATCCCGCGGGGTCCGATTGATCGGTGAACCGGGTCAGGACCGGTGGATAGGTGAGGTCGATCTCCGTGATTGATAATTGCCGCGCCAGGGCCACGACATGGCGGACTTCGTCGGCCTTGTTGAAGGTGTACTGGCCAGGATTGCCGGGATCCCTCTGGTCGAACGTCCTGCCCACGTAGAGGCTGTCGTAGAGCAGCTTGAACTCAACGCTGTCCCGGCACTCGTAGGCTGTCTCGAGCGCCGCCAGCACGTTGAAGGGCGAGCTGAGTTTCGGATATAAGAAGAACCTTTCCCCAGGGCCTACGATCTTGTCCTTCTTAGCGCATCCCACGAGGAGCGCCGAGCAGAGAGCGATCGCGAGCGTGAGCGCGACCGATGCGGAGACCCTTGGCGCATACCGGCCGGGGCACTGCGGGACTTGGCCGGGCTGTCCGGAGCGTGTCATCGTTGGCTGGGCCTCTGTGCCTGTGGGGTGGCTCGCCCGCGATTCTATCACCATCGCTGACGGGCCACGAAGCCGTGGTCGTGGCGGGCGGCGCGGACTAGCCTGGCCTGGCCGACTGAAGACATGGTGCCGGAGGGGGGACTTGAACCCCCACGGAGTTTGAGCTCCACCGGATTTTGAGTTGTACCTACGGGTCGAGACTATCATGCGCGATCGGGCGTAACCGTCTGCTATCGGCCACGATCCGCGACCGACTTCCGAACGATCGCAAACGGTTCCGAACGTTCCCGCTAGATGGTCTGGTCACAGTCCGGGCACAGTAGTCGCCTGCGATTTGCCAAGGGCATAGCGGAGTTCCGCTGCAAGCCCCGTCCAGAGGTCTACGTAGTCCCTTACGTCGGACCGATGAGGCTCAGGAGCGGACGAGAGGATATGGTGCCCCGTGAGAGCGCGCCCCGGACCGCAGCCAGCGGGGATCGCGTCAGATGGGATCGAAGCGGTCGAGCACGATGTCTATCGTTATCCGGCCGGGGTTCCCTCCGACGCGCACCATGCCAGAAATGGTCCCAACGGAGAAGACTCCAGCGGGGGGTACTTCCGATGCGCGGAGGGTGATGATGCCTCCATTTGCGGGCACGACGATTTTGAAACGGCCTGCGGGGTCGGATAGAGTGCTGGAGCGAGTGTTGGAGCCGTCGTCTACCCAGACCTCCGCGCCCCCCACAGCAGTGCCGTCCGATAGACGGACGGTCCCGGAAACCTGCAGCACCTGGGGTGACAGGGACGACTGGGACCCGCAGCCTGTGCCGGAGAGGGCAAGCGCGACCAGCGCGCAGTTCAAGAGCTTCATGATCCGGTTCTTCCTCTGGGCCGGCTCAAGGGACTCAGGTAACGGCGGGGGGGCAGCCCCGGGGCTTTGGTCTTTGGCTCACTGCTACAGCCTACCAGCGCTAGTTTGAAAAATCAGATCGAAGATAAGCGCGAGTAAAACACATCCTCCGCGACGGGGGTACCCAAATACCGGGTGCCGGGGGATGTCCCCACCTCTCGCGAAATTCTGCGGCACTGGATTTCAGGTTTCGGATCGCGGGGTGCGGCTCAATAGCGATCACCGGGTGTCAACGGTCATCCAATTTTCCCCACCCGCGGTCACTGAATTTTCCCCACCCTGGGTTTAGGTCGTGGCCTCGGCGGGCTGGAATAGTCCCGCCTTGAGCCGGTCCTTCAGTCGGTACGAGTTGCCCCGGATGTTCACTGTGATGGCGTGGTGGAGGATCCGATCGAGGATCGCCGTGGCGATCACCCGGTCGCCGAATATTTCGCCCCAGGAGCCGAAGCTTTGATTCGAGGTCAGGATCATGGGCCCCTTCTCGTATCGGCGGCTGATGAGCTGAAAGAAGAGATTGGCCCCGGTCTGGTCGATGGGGAGAAGTGTAAGTGCCGGAGGGGGGACTTGAACCCCCACCCACTTGCGTGGACCGGATTTTGAGTCCGGCGCGTCTGCCAGTTCCACCACTCCGGCGCCCAATCTATTGCAATTCTGAAAGCTATCAGAGCGAACGACGCCCGGTCAACGCGACCCCGCCGTCGGGAGCGCTCAATCTTTCTAATTGACAAATGTACAACAAGTTATGTATAATACTTCGCGTGATTTGAGACCTGCGAAGTCATACGGAACTTTTTACCAATCGCGGCGTCTAAAGGGTACGGCAAACAGGGTTGTGAAGTTCCCTGTGATTCGCGTTACCTGAGGGCTTGACCCGGCGTTCGCCGGTGGGTTGCCCAAGGCCTTAACGCAAGCTTTCAAGGCACGGTTTCCGCGGGGAACTTCCGCAAATCGGGTGGCGGGGCGAAAGCTCCGCCACCATAATTTTTGCCCGGCCCAGGCTCCGGCCCCGCCCGCTTCGGCCCAACCCGCCCCCGACCCGCGGGCCCGCCTACACCCCCTTGACCGCCACCAGGGTCAAATCATCGTCCGGCTCCCCGCCGCTGAAGGCCCCCACCGTCTCGCGGACCCCCCGCACGATTTCGGCCGCGGATCGCTCTTTTCTCGAACGGATCACGTCCTTCAAACGGTCATCCCCGAAGAGCTCCTGGACGTCGTTCATGGATTCGGTGATTCCGTCCGTGTAGAGGGCGAGGATGTCGCCGCGTCCGATCTCGGCCTGCTTCTCCTTGAAGGTCGCGTTCTCGAGCGTCCCCAACAGGGGACCGGTTGAGTCCAGACTTTCGAACGAGTCCGTCGCCGCCCGGTACAGGAGCCCGGGGTTATGCCCCGCGTTCACGTACGTGAACCGGCGCGCGTTGATGTCGAGCACGCCATAGATCGCGGTCACGAAACGCTCCACCTCGACGCTTTCCCAGAGGAGCTTGTTCACCTTGGAGAAGACCGTGCGGATCGCGTAGTTGTTCCGGACCTCCGCGATGAGCGACGCGCGGAAGGCCGCCATGATGAGCGCCGCCGGAATCCCCTTCCCCGAAACATCGGCGACCACGATTCCCAGATGTCCCTCGGTGATCCGCACGTAGTCGTAGTAATCCCCGCCCACCAAACCCGACGAATAATTGGCGCCCGCGATGTCGAAGTTCGCCACCTTGGGGTCGCGCTCGGGAAGAAAGGTCCGCTGGATCCTCTGACCGATCGACAGCTCTTCCTCGAGCCTCCGGGTCTCCAATACCTCCGCGTGGAGCCGGGTGCGCTCGATCGCCACCGCCGCTTGGCTCGCGAAGGTCATCAGGAGCTCCAGGTCTTCTGGCTCATAGGCGTCCGGCTCGTCCGATTCCAGGTTGAACGCGCCGATCACCTCCGAGCCCACCCGAAGCGGCGCGACCATCTCGGAGCGGGTCTGGGCCCTCGCGTTCACGTACCGTTCGTCGCGCAGAACGTCCGGCACGATCACGGAACGCCCGGTCTTCGCGACCCACCCGATGAGCCCTCGGCCCACCTTGAGCCGCACCGCGTCCTCGCGATTCGGATCGTAGCCGCGGATCGCCTGCTGGTTGATCCACTGCGTCTTCTTGTCCACGAGATAGATTCCAGCCGCGTCGTAGCGAACGACCTGGAAGACCAGATCCAGGATTTGCTCCAGGAGCTGCCCCGTGTCGAGGCTGACCGAAATCTTGGTGCCGAGCTCGAGGAGGAGATGGTTCTGCACCTTCTCGCGCGTCGCCTCGGCGTAGATGCGCGAGTTCCCCACCGCGATCGCAAGCTGGATCGAAAGCTCGCGCAGGAAGGAGAGGTCCTCCTCGGGAGGGCGCGTCGAGTCGAGCTTCGTGAGGACGACGACGCCGAGCGGTTCGCCGGCGCGCCTCAGCGGAAGCGTCAGGACACCCTGGATCATCGAACGCTGCCGGCCGCCCCATTCCTCCGGAATGTACTGCGCCTCGGACAGAGTCGGGTAGAAGGCCGGAATCTCCTCCGCGCAGGCCTGACCCGCGACCCCCTGTCCCACGCTGAGCCGCGGCCGGCGGCCCAGGACCGGGGTGTTGCAGAGGGTCCACGGATAGAGGACCTCCGACCTCGGATCGAGAACCCAGAGCGAGAGCTCCGAGAACCCGCTCGCGCGCAACAGAAGATCGCGCGCCTTGCGCGCCAGCTCGTCCCGCTTCAGGAGCGCCAGCTCGCGCGAAGCGCGAACGAGAAACTGGAGCCGCTCTTCCTGGCTCGTGGCGCGCGCGGCGAGTGTGATGGGCTCGTTCATCGGCCGCGGCGCTTCGCTCGCCTGCCCGTGTCGTGGGGGCTCTGGATCTCGGCGAGAAAAGCCCGAAGCTCTTTGGGACCCAAGTGGTCCGCGGTCCAGAGGGCGTTGAAGATGCGCTCTCCGCGGCGGGTGAAGCGTGGATAGTGGCTGAGGGTCCTGACGAAAACGCGCCGCCGCTCGCCGCGCGTCATCGCGGGCAGCCCACGGCGGTTGAGGCGGCCGTCGATCCACACGTTCCAGAGCTCGTTCAGGGCCTCACGGTCCTCTTCCGGGTGCGCCGCCAGGTCGACGCCGGCCTCGTGATCGTCGCGCAGGTGATAGAGCTCGTGGAGGCACGCCTCGGCGAAGCACTTGCGCGAGAACTGGCGGGGCTCGACCGGAGGCACCCCCGCCCGCCGCCCCCAGGTCCGCGTCCACGCGCGCCGGCGCGCGGGGGTGACGAAGTTGCCGAGCGCGAAGGAGAGCCGCACCGCGCGATGATCGTGCGTGTTCCATTCGATGTAGGCGTGGTCGTCCCGATTCCGCAGGTCCACGTGCACGTGGACATCGCGCACCACATCGGAAAGGCCCAGCTCGTGAATCGACTCGCGCAGCACCCCCTCGGCCGCCTCCCGCAGGGGAAAATCGGGCGGGTGCCAACGGACGCGAAGCCCCTGCCCCCCGTGCGCGGCATGGAGCGGTCGCATGGCCGCGCTCACTTGGAGACGAGGCCCACGACGAAGATGTGGAGCGCGATCATGCCGACCAGAAGCGCGGCTGGATGGAGCCCGAACACGCCGCGCCTCGGCTTCGCGCCTGGCTTGGCCGCTCCTCCCGACGCTGGAAAAGGCAGCCCCACGGACTGCGCCCCGATTGTGTCCCCGAACGCAGGTCGAGAGCCGCGCCCGGTCGAGTCCGGAGATGCCCACGCGGGGAGATGAATCTGCTGGGGAACGGTGTCCTGTCCCGCCGGACTCACTTGGGGCTCGGGAATTCTGGGCTCAACATCGGTGCTGTCTTTCCCCTGGTCGCCCCCTTCCGGCACCTCTCCCGGGGGTTGCATCGAGTAGTCGGTCAGCGCGAGCAAGCTCGACGGAGCGGCCGTGGCCCGCGACGAATGGAAGGGGGACGCGGCGAAGGCTGTGCCCGCCGAGAGACAGATCGCTGCCGCGATCCCCGCGAAAAGAGCTCTGCGCGTCAATTCCGAGATTCCCCCTATCGTGCCGTGGCTTGAGAGCGCGAACACAGCGCGCGGCCCGAGCGTGCCGGAGCCGCCGAGACTATCGTGAGCATAGTGGATCGGGCGAGGGCTTTCCAGGTTGGCCGCGCCGGAAGAACGAACCGGGATCAGGACGAGGATGTCTCCAGGGCCCGGTCCAGGTCTCGAATGAGGTCGGGCGCGTCCTCGATCCCCAAGGCGACGCGAACGAGGGAGTCGGAGATTCCCTGCGCCGCGCGTTCCTCCGGCGCGAGGAAGTAGTGGGAGGTCATCGAGGGTTGGCTGACCAGCGTTTCCACGCCGCCCAAGCTCGGCGCGAGATACGCCAGCTCCAATGCCTCCACGAAGCGGATCGTTTCTTCCTTCGTCCCGTCCACCTCGAACGCGAGGACGCCTCCGAACCCGGACATCTGGCGCTTCGCGATCTCGTGCCCCGGATGGTCCGGGAGACCCGGATAGAACACGCGCCGGACCCTGGGATGTCCCGCGAGGTGCTTGGCGATCTCGAGGGCGTTCTTGTTGTGGCGCTCCATCCGCAGCGCCAGCGTCTTGATCCCGCGCTCGAGCAGATACGCCGAATGCGGATCCATGATGCCTCCAAGGAGCTTTCGATGGAGCCACACCTCGCGCAGGCGTTCCCGCGGCCCGACGACCGCTCCGCCGACCAGGTCGCAGTGCCCCCCCAGGTACTTGGTCGCGGAATGGATCACGAAGTCGAATCCGAATCCGATCGGACGCTGGTTGATCGGGGACGCGAAGGTGTTATCGATCGCGCACGGGATTCTGTTCCGACGCGCGGCCTCGGCCACCGCCCCGATGTCCACGATCGTGAGCTTCGGGTTGGTCGGCGTCTCGGTGTAGATCAGCCGGGTCATCGGACCCACGGCGGCTTCCAGGCCCTTCACGTCGCCCGGCTTCACGAAGGTGACCGAAATCCCCCATCGCGGAAGCATCCGCTCCAGAAACTCGAACGTGCCTCCGTAAAGCTCGCGCGTCGCGACGACGTTATCGCCGTGGCGAAGCTGCGACAGGAGGAGCGAGGAGATGGCGGCCATGCCGGAGCCGAAGCAGAGGGCGCGTTCGCCGCCTTCCAGCGCCGCGATCTTCTCCTCGGCGGCCTCGACGGTGGGGTTGGAATAGCGCGAGTAGAAATTCGCCGAACGGCGGCCTTCCAGATATTCGACGAGCTCGCGGGTGCTGCGGGAAAAATAAGTGGAGCTTAGGTGGATCGGTGTGACGATGTGGCCGGACTCGGGATCGCGAGCGCGGCCGGCATGCACAGAGCGTGTGGATGGACCCGCGGCGTCACGGCTCGGCAAGAACCCTCCCCCGGTGAGGACCACCCGCGAATCTAGCATCCGTGGAGACGACGGGCAAGACGGTTCGCCCTCGCCGGAGGGACGCCGGGCGGGCGAGCCTCACAACCGGGCTAACGCCCGAGGAGCGCCTCGAACCGATCGGTGTCGATCAGCACGGCGTCCCGGAATCGGAGCGGCGGGTTCAGCGGACCGTAGTACCACCATTCCTCCGTATGGCCCACCGGCGTCAGAAGGACGCGGCTCGTGGGATAGCCGAGAGCGTCGAACACCATTCTCATGTCCGGAGGAATATGCGACGCCCAATAGGCCATGCGAATCGAGTGCCGCAGGAGCTTCTCCTGATGGCGCACGTTCGCCGACAGCCACTCCTTCGTCGCGAGAAGGAGCACGGAATCGGCGTCGACGAAGAGGATCCGGGTGGGGCCCAGGAACATGGTCATTTCTGCGCGCGCTCGAGCGGACGGCAGCCCGATCGAGAGAAGCGCGGCGGCGCCGAGAAGCAGGGCGAGGCGTCGTGGCATGGCGCGTGTACCTCGGGATGGGAGGCCCGGTGGGGCGGCCGAACGGCACGGCACCGGCACCATTCTGAGCTTCATTATACCGCAAACGGCGGGCGTTTCGAAGGGGGACCGGAGTTCTAGATTCGGTAGAGGATCCGGCCGCAATTCTCGCAGTTTTCTACCCTTCTGGAGTCGGAAACCCGGCGAGTCGCGGCGGTCGGGAGCCCCATGAAGCAGCCGAGGCAGACGCTGCCTTCGACGCGGACCACCACCCGATCGTACCGGCGGCTCATGCGCTCGTAGAGCTGCAGGAGCCGGTCGTCGATCTGCTTCGCGAGCCGCTCGCGGGTCCGCTCGAGCTTATCCACCCCTCCGAGCGGGAACCCCAGCTCCTCCTCCTGGGTCGCCCGCTCCGGATCCTTGGCCTCCCGGATCAGGAGGTCCAAGTCTTGGAGCGCGACCAGCGCCTGAAGCTGATCATTCATGGGCGAGCTGTCCCAGGAGAATGGTCCGGATCCTATCGAAGTTGGACGCCTCGAGGAGTCGCTGACGCGGTCGGGCCAAGCGGACGGACTTGACGATTTCCGCCAGGAGCTGCAGATAGACGGGATCGTGCTCTGTCGGAGGCGCAACGATGAGGAAGCATAGGTGCACCGGGTTTCCATCCGTCGCGTCGAACTCGATGCCTCGCGTCGATCGAGCCAACAGGACCGCGCGTTCGGCGACCATCGTGGAGCGGCCGTGGGGTATCGCGATCCCCTTCCCGATGCCTGTGCTGCCCAGGGCTTCCCGCTGGCGCAAGACCTCGAGGACCGCACCGGCCTGGCGCGCCACTTTCTGCTCGGCCAGGTGGGCGACCATTTCCTCGAGGGCCGGGAATTTCTTTCTGCTCTTCAGCTCCGGAATAAAGAGAGTCGGACGTAGATGTAATTCGAGATGCGCACCGGTCTTGCGGTCAGCGAATGGCGCGGTAGGCATTGCCTCCTGGGAATCTACTTTGGAGTTCGTAGCATCGGCTGTTACCCCGATCATCAACGCTACACAACCTAAGGGTTTCTCGCAAGTTTGTTCGTGCGGGCGGGCGGATCGCACGAAGGTTTTGGGCCGCACGCGGCAAGAGATTGGCCGTTTCTCTCGTAAGTTCATGCGGCGGAGCGTGGAACTCCCGCGCCCCG
Protein-coding sequences here:
- a CDS encoding carboxypeptidase regulatory-like domain-containing protein; this encodes MKLLNCALVALALSGTGCGSQSSLSPQVLQVSGTVRLSDGTAVGGAEVWVDDGSNTRSSTLSDPAGRFKIVVPANGGIITLRASEVPPAGVFSVGTISGMVRVGGNPGRITIDIVLDRFDPI
- a CDS encoding GAF domain-containing protein: MNEPITLAARATSQEERLQFLVRASRELALLKRDELARKARDLLLRASGFSELSLWVLDPRSEVLYPWTLCNTPVLGRRPRLSVGQGVAGQACAEEIPAFYPTLSEAQYIPEEWGGRQRSMIQGVLTLPLRRAGEPLGVVVLTKLDSTRPPEEDLSFLRELSIQLAIAVGNSRIYAEATREKVQNHLLLELGTKISVSLDTGQLLEQILDLVFQVVRYDAAGIYLVDKKTQWINQQAIRGYDPNREDAVRLKVGRGLIGWVAKTGRSVIVPDVLRDERYVNARAQTRSEMVAPLRVGSEVIGAFNLESDEPDAYEPEDLELLMTFASQAAVAIERTRLHAEVLETRRLEEELSIGQRIQRTFLPERDPKVANFDIAGANYSSGLVGGDYYDYVRITEGHLGIVVADVSGKGIPAALIMAAFRASLIAEVRNNYAIRTVFSKVNKLLWESVEVERFVTAIYGVLDINARRFTYVNAGHNPGLLYRAATDSFESLDSTGPLLGTLENATFKEKQAEIGRGDILALYTDGITESMNDVQELFGDDRLKDVIRSRKERSAAEIVRGVRETVGAFSGGEPDDDLTLVAVKGV
- a CDS encoding aminotransferase class I/II-fold pyridoxal phosphate-dependent enzyme, giving the protein MLDSRVVLTGGGFLPSRDAAGPSTRSVHAGRARDPESGHIVTPIHLSSTYFSRSTRELVEYLEGRRSANFYSRYSNPTVEAAEEKIAALEGGERALCFGSGMAAISSLLLSQLRHGDNVVATRELYGGTFEFLERMLPRWGISVTFVKPGDVKGLEAAVGPMTRLIYTETPTNPKLTIVDIGAVAEAARRNRIPCAIDNTFASPINQRPIGFGFDFVIHSATKYLGGHCDLVGGAVVGPRERLREVWLHRKLLGGIMDPHSAYLLERGIKTLALRMERHNKNALEIAKHLAGHPRVRRVFYPGLPDHPGHEIAKRQMSGFGGVLAFEVDGTKEETIRFVEALELAYLAPSLGGVETLVSQPSMTSHYFLAPEERAAQGISDSLVRVALGIEDAPDLIRDLDRALETSSS
- a CDS encoding PTS sugar transporter subunit IIA, with product MVFRLDGPAAELLGIAEFPVGVRDGETEKAQVPFCRGLQHDRFLEMVQGVAVPARVEHANAGQEMLVTDRARDRELMLPSLSCCGHFWILLCYLPMGLRQAACRGWRSAISEAGRGSSTLRRMNLREKRPISCRVRPKTFVRSARPHEQTCEKPLGCVALMIGVTADATNSKVDSQEAMPTAPFADRKTGAHLELHLRPTLFIPELKSRKKFPALEEMVAHLAEQKVARQAGAVLEVLRQREALGSTGIGKGIAIPHGRSTMVAERAVLLARSTRGIEFDATDGNPVHLCFLIVAPPTEHDPVYLQLLAEIVKSVRLARPRQRLLEASNFDRIRTILLGQLAHE